One genomic region from Fictibacillus marinisediminis encodes:
- the pdxS gene encoding pyridoxal 5'-phosphate synthase lyase subunit PdxS, giving the protein MLKTGTDRVKRGMAEMQKGGVIMDVINAEQAKIAEASGAVAVMALERVPADIRAAGGVARMADPTIVEEVLNAVSIPVMAKARIGHIVEARVLESMGVDYLDESEVLTPADEVFHLNKRDFTVPFVCGARDLGEASRRIGEGASMLRTKGEPGTGNIVEAVRHMRMIQGQIRKVAAMSEDELMTEAKNLGAPYEILLQIKKDGRLPVVNFAAGGVATPADAALMMELGADGVFVGSGIFKSENPEKFARAIVEATTHYRDYELIAKLSKGLGTAMKGIEISTLLPGDRMQERGW; this is encoded by the coding sequence ATGTTAAAGACAGGTACAGATCGTGTAAAACGCGGAATGGCTGAAATGCAAAAGGGCGGCGTCATTATGGACGTTATCAATGCAGAGCAAGCTAAAATTGCCGAAGCTTCCGGAGCAGTAGCCGTTATGGCGTTAGAACGAGTTCCAGCAGATATTCGTGCAGCGGGCGGAGTAGCGCGCATGGCGGATCCTACAATCGTAGAGGAAGTACTAAATGCAGTCAGTATCCCTGTAATGGCGAAAGCTAGAATCGGACATATCGTGGAAGCACGTGTTCTTGAATCAATGGGTGTTGATTACCTTGATGAAAGTGAAGTACTTACTCCTGCGGATGAAGTATTCCACTTGAACAAACGTGATTTCACAGTTCCTTTTGTATGTGGAGCCCGTGATCTTGGGGAAGCTTCCCGCCGTATCGGAGAAGGCGCTTCTATGCTTCGTACAAAGGGTGAGCCTGGAACAGGAAACATCGTGGAAGCTGTTCGCCATATGCGCATGATTCAAGGCCAAATCCGCAAGGTAGCAGCTATGAGTGAAGATGAACTCATGACTGAGGCTAAAAATCTTGGAGCACCATATGAAATCCTTCTTCAAATCAAAAAAGACGGACGACTTCCTGTCGTTAACTTTGCAGCTGGCGGCGTAGCCACTCCTGCAGATGCAGCATTAATGATGGAGTTAGGCGCTGATGGAGTATTTGTCGGATCAGGAATCTTCAAGTCCGAAAACCCTGAGAAATTTGCCCGTGCGATTGTAGAAGCAACCACTCACTACAGAGACTATGAGCTGATTGCTAAACTATCAAAAGGACTCGGTACTGCAATGAAAGGAATCGAGATCTCCACGTTACTTCCTGGAGACCGCATGCAGGAACGAGGCTGGTAA
- the pdxT gene encoding pyridoxal 5'-phosphate synthase glutaminase subunit PdxT, with the protein MIKIGVLALQGAVREHIKALQESGAEAVSVKRIEELNDLDGLVIPGGESTAMRRLIDKYNFLEPLKEFAQEKPVFGTCAGLILMAKRIQGQDHAHLELIDMTVERNAFGRQVDSFEADLHIEGVGEDVNGVFIRAPYIVEVGEEVEVLSVHNDRIVAAKQGHFLCAAFHPELTDDYRLHQFFVEMASQKKKVIA; encoded by the coding sequence ATGATTAAAATTGGTGTTCTTGCCCTGCAAGGCGCTGTGAGAGAACATATTAAAGCTTTGCAAGAAAGCGGCGCAGAAGCAGTGAGCGTAAAGCGTATTGAAGAGTTGAATGATTTGGACGGGCTTGTGATCCCAGGCGGCGAAAGCACTGCGATGAGGCGTCTGATCGATAAATATAATTTCCTTGAACCATTGAAGGAGTTTGCGCAAGAAAAGCCAGTTTTCGGTACATGTGCAGGCCTTATCCTCATGGCAAAACGCATTCAAGGTCAAGACCACGCTCACCTCGAGCTCATTGACATGACCGTTGAGAGAAATGCATTCGGCCGGCAGGTGGACAGCTTTGAAGCTGACTTGCACATTGAGGGTGTAGGCGAAGATGTGAATGGTGTTTTCATCAGAGCTCCTTATATTGTAGAAGTCGGGGAAGAAGTAGAAGTTTTGTCTGTTCATAATGACCGTATCGTTGCTGCAAAACAAGGACACTTCCTATGTGCAGCCTTTCACCCGGAACTGACCGATGATTACCGTCTTCACCAGTTTTTTGTGGAAATGGCATCTCAGAAGAAAAAGGTTATTGCATAA
- the serS gene encoding serine--tRNA ligase, whose translation MLDLKYVRANFDDVKEKLSKRGEDLTGLDRFVELDEKRRELIGETETLKSKRNEVSKQVAEFKREKKDADHLITDMREVGDRIKSIDDELRTVEEDLNYLMLTLPNLPHESVPVGETEDDNVPVRHWGDIQEFAFEPKAHWDLATDLDIVDFERAAKVTGSRFAFYKGAGARLERALINLMMDYHEDKHGYTEILPPYMVNRESMTGTGQLPKFEEDAFKIREEDYFLVPTAEVPVTNLHRNEILTAEELPKGYVAYSACFRSEAGSAGRDTRGLIRQHQFNKVELVRFVKPEESYEELEKLTGHAEKILQLLKLPYRVLSMCTADLGFTAAKKYDIEVWLPSYGTYREISSCSNFESFQARRAQIRFRREAKGKPEFVHTLNGSGLAIGRTVAAILENYQQEDGSIVIPEVLRPYMGNKEVIK comes from the coding sequence ATGCTTGATTTGAAATATGTTCGAGCGAATTTTGATGATGTAAAAGAGAAATTGAGCAAACGGGGAGAAGACTTAACAGGCTTGGACCGTTTTGTTGAATTGGATGAAAAGCGCCGTGAACTGATTGGTGAAACAGAAACATTAAAGTCTAAACGTAACGAAGTATCCAAACAGGTAGCGGAATTTAAACGTGAAAAGAAAGATGCCGACCACTTGATCACAGATATGCGTGAAGTGGGAGACCGGATTAAATCCATCGATGACGAGCTGCGCACGGTAGAAGAGGATCTGAACTACCTGATGCTCACGCTGCCGAACCTGCCTCATGAAAGTGTACCGGTTGGTGAAACAGAGGACGATAATGTACCTGTACGCCATTGGGGAGATATTCAGGAGTTTGCATTCGAACCAAAAGCTCACTGGGACTTGGCGACAGATCTAGATATTGTCGATTTTGAAAGAGCTGCTAAAGTAACTGGAAGCCGTTTTGCTTTTTATAAGGGAGCGGGAGCACGCCTTGAACGAGCTTTGATCAACCTTATGATGGACTACCATGAAGATAAACACGGCTATACTGAAATCTTGCCTCCTTACATGGTGAACAGAGAAAGCATGACAGGAACTGGGCAACTGCCGAAGTTTGAGGAAGATGCGTTTAAAATCCGCGAAGAAGATTACTTTTTGGTTCCGACTGCTGAAGTTCCGGTAACCAACCTTCATCGCAATGAAATTTTAACTGCCGAAGAGCTTCCGAAAGGTTATGTTGCTTACAGCGCTTGTTTCCGATCTGAAGCGGGATCTGCTGGCCGTGATACACGCGGTCTCATCCGTCAGCATCAGTTTAATAAAGTAGAGCTTGTCCGTTTTGTGAAACCGGAAGAGTCTTATGAAGAGCTTGAAAAGCTGACAGGCCATGCAGAAAAAATTCTTCAGCTGTTAAAGCTTCCATATCGTGTACTGAGCATGTGTACAGCTGATTTAGGATTTACCGCTGCGAAGAAGTACGATATTGAAGTATGGCTGCCGAGCTACGGAACGTACCGTGAAATTTCTTCTTGTTCTAACTTTGAAAGCTTTCAGGCGAGAAGGGCGCAAATCCGCTTCCGCCGCGAAGCGAAAGGAAAACCGGAATTTGTTCATACACTGAACGGATCAGGACTGGCAATCGGCCGTACTGTAGCTGCCATCCTCGAGAATTATCAGCAGGAAGACGGCTCTATCGTCATCCCTGAAGTGCTTCGCCCATATATGGGGAACAAAGAAGTTATCAAGTAA
- a CDS encoding deoxynucleoside kinase has translation MNLAEKYNIPSDAVITVAGTVGAGKSTLTSALAQALNFRTSMEKVDNNPYLDKFYKDFKRWSFHLQIFFLAERFKEQKRMFEYGGGFIQDRSIYEDTGIFAKMHYDKGTMSEVDYDTYTRLFEAMVMTPYFPHPDVLIHLEGSLDDILQRIKQRGRQMEQDTPVEYWEEMYERYEQWISNFSICPVLRLNINDYDLLHDPESLERIMAKIGQKIEAKREVRL, from the coding sequence ATGAATTTAGCCGAAAAATACAACATTCCCTCAGATGCAGTCATCACTGTCGCAGGTACGGTCGGAGCAGGTAAATCTACACTGACTTCAGCTCTCGCTCAAGCCTTGAACTTCAGAACATCAATGGAAAAGGTCGACAACAATCCGTACCTGGATAAATTTTATAAAGATTTTAAGCGATGGAGCTTTCATCTTCAGATTTTCTTTCTGGCTGAACGTTTTAAAGAGCAGAAGAGAATGTTTGAATACGGCGGAGGCTTTATTCAGGACCGGTCAATCTATGAGGATACAGGCATCTTTGCAAAAATGCATTACGATAAAGGGACAATGTCCGAAGTGGATTATGATACATATACGCGTCTGTTTGAGGCAATGGTCATGACCCCTTATTTCCCCCACCCGGATGTTCTGATCCATCTCGAAGGATCGCTTGATGATATCTTGCAGCGCATTAAACAGCGTGGCCGTCAGATGGAACAGGATACACCTGTTGAATATTGGGAAGAGATGTATGAACGATACGAACAATGGATTTCTAACTTCAGCATCTGCCCCGTCCTTCGCTTGAACATCAATGATTACGATCTGCTTCATGATCCTGAATCACTCGAAAGAATTATGGCGAAGATCGGCCAAAAGATTGAAGCCAAAAGAGAAGTCCGGTTATAG
- a CDS encoding deoxynucleoside kinase, which yields MNSTPFIAVEGPIGVGKTSLAKAISEHYKFKLLKEIVEENPFLGKFYDNIEEWSFQTEMFFLCNRYKQLEDIQTHYLNQDIPVVADYHIFKNRIFAGQTLAADHYNKYMQIFDILTKDMPVPNMIIYLNASLDTLLERIELRGRNIEKQIDPSYLMRLINDYEMFMAAFQNEHPEIPVLSFNGDELDFVTQSSDKEKIFAAIEATLHKGELTR from the coding sequence ATGAATTCTACCCCCTTTATTGCAGTTGAAGGGCCGATTGGTGTTGGAAAAACATCATTAGCAAAAGCCATCTCAGAACACTATAAATTTAAGCTGTTGAAAGAGATCGTTGAAGAAAATCCGTTCTTGGGGAAGTTTTACGATAACATCGAAGAATGGAGTTTCCAAACAGAGATGTTCTTCTTATGCAACCGCTACAAACAGCTTGAAGATATACAAACACACTACTTAAATCAAGACATTCCGGTTGTGGCTGATTATCATATTTTTAAAAACCGCATCTTTGCGGGCCAGACACTCGCCGCCGATCATTATAATAAATATATGCAGATTTTCGATATTCTCACGAAAGACATGCCCGTGCCCAATATGATAATCTATCTGAACGCCAGCCTTGATACGCTGCTGGAACGCATAGAACTTCGGGGCAGAAATATCGAGAAGCAGATCGATCCATCATACTTAATGAGACTCATCAATGATTACGAAATGTTTATGGCGGCTTTTCAAAACGAGCATCCTGAGATCCCTGTTCTATCTTTTAATGGTGATGAACTGGATTTTGTCACTCAAAGCAGTGATAAGGAAAAGATATTTGCTGCGATTGAAGCCACCTTGCATAAAGGAGAACTGACTCGATGA
- a CDS encoding isochorismatase family cysteine hydrolase: MSSTPSYPPVALLIIDVINDFDFPEGHMLIEQALPIAPNIADLKSKAKENGIPVIYVNDNFGKWQSDRKKLVNYCLEKEGKEFVEQLVPEDNDFFIIKPMHSAFFSTPLSTLLHDMKITTLILAGLAGNICVLFSANDAFMRDFTLYVPEDCSASNISEDNERAILLIKNTLRADTSSSHELNFKKIIKEAEQNNKRTIL; the protein is encoded by the coding sequence TTGTCCTCAACACCATCTTATCCACCAGTTGCTCTCCTTATTATTGATGTCATCAATGATTTTGATTTTCCGGAAGGCCATATGCTTATTGAACAGGCATTGCCTATTGCCCCGAACATCGCAGATCTCAAAAGTAAAGCGAAAGAGAACGGCATTCCGGTTATCTATGTGAACGATAATTTCGGAAAATGGCAGTCCGACCGAAAGAAACTGGTCAATTACTGCCTTGAAAAGGAAGGGAAAGAATTTGTCGAGCAGCTCGTGCCTGAAGATAACGATTTTTTCATTATTAAACCCATGCATTCGGCCTTCTTTTCAACACCATTATCCACGCTGCTGCATGATATGAAAATAACAACCTTAATACTCGCGGGCTTGGCTGGCAACATTTGTGTCCTGTTCTCGGCAAACGATGCATTCATGCGTGATTTCACGCTTTATGTGCCGGAAGACTGCTCCGCTTCCAATATTTCTGAAGATAATGAACGGGCTATTCTTTTAATAAAAAATACATTGAGAGCCGATACTTCCTCTAGCCATGAACTTAACTTTAAAAAAATCATAAAAGAGGCGGAACAAAATAATAAACGGACAATTCTATAG
- the tadA gene encoding tRNA adenosine(34) deaminase TadA gives MLQNEKDEQYMLLAMKEARKAEELGEVPIGAVLVMEDEVIAAAYNRREIEHRSVAHAELIAIDQACKSKGAWRLTGSTLYVTLEPCAMCAGAIVLSRVDRVVYGAHDPKGGCAGTLMNLLQEERFNHQCEVVPGVRGQECSEMLSSFFRGLRKRNKEKKKNQSSL, from the coding sequence ATGCTTCAAAACGAAAAAGATGAACAATATATGTTACTGGCTATGAAAGAAGCCAGAAAAGCAGAAGAACTGGGTGAAGTTCCGATCGGCGCTGTATTGGTAATGGAAGATGAGGTAATCGCTGCCGCTTATAACCGCCGTGAAATAGAACACCGTTCAGTTGCTCATGCTGAATTGATCGCTATTGATCAAGCATGCAAGAGCAAAGGGGCATGGCGGCTTACCGGAAGCACGCTGTATGTTACCCTGGAGCCTTGTGCCATGTGTGCAGGAGCAATTGTGCTCTCGAGAGTCGACCGTGTTGTCTATGGCGCACATGATCCAAAAGGCGGCTGTGCAGGAACGTTGATGAACCTTTTGCAGGAGGAGCGCTTCAATCACCAATGTGAAGTTGTTCCGGGCGTGCGCGGGCAGGAGTGCAGTGAGATGCTGTCTTCTTTTTTCAGGGGACTCAGAAAACGGAACAAGGAAAAGAAAAAAAATCAGAGCAGTCTTTGA